The window GTTATTATTTGGGTGAACACAAGGTTCCACTCGACTTACCTTAATATACTTTTTTTCATCAGCTTTATTTTTCTTTCCATCGAGAACTACGGAGTGAGAAAATTGGAGGCTCTATTTGCAGTTCTGATTGCAATAATGGCCTGGTCCTTCGCATGGATGTTCATAGAAACCAAACCCAGTGGGAAAGACCTAATTGTTggtaagtatcttttcttcttcttcttcttctttaacaAATTAAATTTGATCCACATTATTCTGCTTCATCTGACGCAAAAATAATCTCTATGCAAAATAGGTCTTCTGGTTCCTAAgctgagctcaagaacactaaggcAAGCAGTAGGGATCGTGGGATGTGTCATCACCCCCCACAATGTGTTCCTCCATTCTGCTCTCGTCCAATCAAGAAAAGTAGACCAGAACAAGGAATACCAAGTCCGGGAAGCGCTGAGGTACTACAGCATCGAATCAACCATGGCGCTGGTGGTGCCCTTCATGATAAACCTATTTGTCACGACGGTTTTCGCCAAAGGGTTTTACGGCACCAAAGAAGCGCCCACGATCGGGCTCGAAAACGCCGGACAGTATCTCCAAGAAAAGTTTGGGGGAGATTACTTCCCCATCCTCTCCATTTGGGGGGTCGGCCTGTTGGCCGCCGGCACAAGCAGCACCATTACCGGAACCTATGCCGGACAGTTCATAATGGATGGGTTCCTCAACTGGCGGCTGAAGAAATGGATGAGGGCGATGATCACCCGAAGCTTTGCGATCGTGCCGACGATCGTTGTCGCGCTGTACTTCAACGCGTCTGAATCAGCGCTGGATGTTCTGAACGAGTGGCTCAACGTCCTCCAGTCAGTTCAGATCCCTTTCTCGCTCATACCGCTGATAACGTTGGTGTCCAAGGAGCAGGTCATGGGGGTGTTCAAGATAGGTCTAACAACACAGGTGAGTAATGGCCGCTGATGCTGAAATCCAACAAGTCCTAGTAGTGTTGTACTTAGCTGTTTTCAGTTTAGCCAAATCATTATCAGTCGCACATATGATTATGAACTGACCTTGGCATGCATGTTGGTGCAGATTGTGACCTGGACGGTTGCGTCGTTGCCGATCCTGATCAACGGCTATCTCTTGTTGGATTTCTTCTCGTCGGAAATTAGGGGCGCGGTGTCGGGCTCGTTTCTCTGCGTGGCTGTGGTTGCTTATGCCGCGTTCCTACTCTATCTCATCCTCCGGTGCACGGACCTGCCTAACCATGTATTTACACCAGTAAACAACAAGGATGCTAGCTTCAAATGACAAAGAACAGGGTGTGTATAGTATAGCCAGTTTTGTTCTACCATAGGTCCATAGCTTAATAGCATAGCATAGAGGATTCCTGGTGCTCGTTGCGAGTATGTATAGTCAGTATACAAGAGTCAGATCCGATCGAGATTTGGGGTATCACATTGTAGATTTGTAAGGACTGCAGCGCTGGCAGCAGGCGTAGCCAGGGAGGAAAGGCGTAAAGCAGGGGAGGAGAAAGCGGCAAGGAGACGCGAGAGTGTTTGAATTCGAGGGGTGTCGAGTGGGCTGTAAGCCGTGTAATGGTGTTGGGCCGTGGGCCTTGTAAGTGTGAGTCGGACCCGTTTATATAAGCGAGTCGGATCGCTGTGGATAGGCATCAACGATGAAATAGATCATTATGAGCCACAggctcctccttcctcctctcacTATCTTCTCCTAGTTGTTGTCTCTCCCTCTCTACCAAATTCAAATCTGCTACCTCTCATCCCGCTACCTTGTCGGCGACGAACCTTGGCCGACCCTAGGTTGTGACAATCTAGTATCAGAGCCTCTCCTTCCGCTCGCGCAGCCACCAAAAAAAATTCTCCCCAATTTCGTACCCAGCAAATCCGCGGCGAAGGTTACAGATCGCTCTAGGGCTTGATCTGTGTAAATCCAGATCCGAGGTGGGTTGAGTTGGGGAATGATGCAGCCACGGTGACATTCAAACCGAATCCGCAGACGCGGTTTCTCGCCGATGAGGTGGAGGCGTTCCAAGAGCGGATGCTCAAGGAATTCACCGAGTTACGGGCGAATCAGAGCAAGTAGGCAGCTGTGGACGACATCTGCGAGAAGCTCGCTGCTCTGGATGCGAAGCTCATGGAGCAAGCGACGCGCCTGGATAAAGTACAAGTCAAGGTGGATCTCTCATGCGACACTCTGGAGCAGGTACAACAAGGGTAACTCCATGTGACTCAAGGAGGCAAGTCCACGGGCTCGGGAGAGAGCTCTTCCTCGACTGCATCTGAGGTTTTAGATGGATTCTAGGGGCAGGACCATGTTTCATGCGGTCGCCGCCTTGTCCAGTTCAGGTACCTATCCCGTTGCCCATTGTGCAGCCGCTAGTGCCACTTGCAGTTGAGGAGAGTGGGGAAAGGCGACAGTGGATGCCTAAGATGGATTTTCTACGGTTCGATGGCTCGGATGTGCGGATTTGGTTAGACAGATGTGAAGCCTTCTTCCAGCTCTACCACATACCTGACAATTTCAAGGTGACCTCCGCCTCTTTGTATCTGTCCGACAATGCTGCTCACTCATATCAAGGGTTCAAACAGTTAGGGGTATTCCATACGTGGGAGCAGTTTTGTGTTGCGGTACTGCAGGAGTCCGATGTGGACGTATACAGACAGAAGATGAAAGAGCTGATGCTGTTGAAACAAACATGCACTATGGAGGAGTATAAacgactgttcaagatatcttccgatattccgataaatcggccgatttatcgcttaccagtgtctgaccgataagatatatcggccgataaatcaaccgataTGATGATAAAccagccgatatgccgataaactggccgatttaccccttatcatgggtcgaccgataaatttccgataagcgatatccccaacattggtatAAACAACAGTTTCTGCAACTTGTGTACACTGTCAGGTTGTATGAGCCAGCAATCAGTGATATGTTTCTAGTCACAAGGTTTGTGATGGGTCTTAAGGAAGAGCTTCGAGCTAGAGTGGAGATCCAAATTCCCACAACAGTTCAGGTGGCCGCTCTGTATGCTTCATTTCAGGAAGGATTGATGTTACAGAGCAAAACCCCAAAGACAAATTACTTCCGCAACTCATACACAAAAACTGATTCAAAATCTCAGTTGGCAACAGGTGACTTGTGGAAAGCCAAGCAACTCAAGGTATACAGACGAGCAAATGGTCTTTGTTATAAATGTGGAGAGAAGTTTCTACCTGGGCACATGTGCAATCAACCTGCTGCACAAACTAGTCAGCTCAAAGTTGCTGAGATGGTAGATCCCCATGAGATCATTTCAAATGCAGTTCTAGATGCCTTGGTAACTGGTGATACGGAAGAATGTGCAACTATCTCAGCTACTGCCCTATCTGGTGCTCATCATCCCAAAACAATTCAGTTGATGGCCTTGGTTGGAAATCAGGTGGTGCTTATTCTGATTGACTCGGACATCACTCGCACATTTGTGGATCAGGCTCTATTGAGCAGAATATCAGTTGCTATAGAAAAAATACAAGTACCTCTCCAAGTTAAAGTGGCTAATGGACAGTTAGTGCAGTGTACAGAAGTTATTCCTCAACTAACTTGGTGGTTGCAGGGGCACAATTTCAGTAACTCCATGCAGGTGttttctgtgacgcccggataattaagttaCAATAATCCCCTTCTAATGGTGCCatatcaccacgattactgttcttAAACTCACGTTGGTTCAaaaccggttcaaattcaaatccaaaacaAAGTCAAAagtaaaagttttcaaatgtcaaaactaaaatgtgcaGACTATGAAAATTAATTCGTAAGTATTGTTGGTGAAGAAACCAAGTTTTTATAGAATGTTTAAGTGCTCAAAAGTAATGAAAACAGTATctaaaacaattagttaaatgcctTTTCTAATATATAAAATTTCAAACAAATTTATTTGGGACTAGCactttttgtggcagaggtataaatAGTAATAATAATTTAGAAACTACTTTGGTATTTTAACTAAACTAAACTATTGTGGAAATTAAATAAGcatgtaaaaagaaaataaaataaaacaaaacacaaaataaaaacagaaataaaatgaAGCTCCCTCCCATGGGCCACCCGGCCCATCTACCTAGCAGGCCTGCATAGCCTAGCCCAACACCCCCTGTTTTCCCCTTCCTGCCGCTACAGAAGCAGACGGCNNNNNNNNNNNNNNNNNNNNNNNNNNNNNNNNNNNNNNNNNNNNNNNNNNNNNNNNNNNNNNNNNNNNNNNNNNNNNNNNNNNNNNNNNNNNNNNNNNNNNNNNNNNNNNNNNNNNNNNNNNNNNNNNNNNNNNNNNNNNNNNNNNNNNNNNNNNNNNNNNNNNNNNNNNNNNNNNNNNNNNNNNNNNNNNNNNNNNNNNNNNNNNNNNNNNNNNNNNNNNNNNNNNNNNNNNNNNNNNNNNNNNNNNNNNNNNNNNNNNNNNNNNNNNNNNNNNNNNNNNNNNNNNNNNNNNNNNNNNNNNNNNNNNNNNNNNNNNNNNNNTAGCCGACCCCGGCGCCCCCTTCTTCCCCCTGGAACCCTAACCTCTATCCCCTCGCGCCCCTTCTCCCTCTGCCACTCTCGCGCCCGACGcccctcgccgtcatcgtcgcggcCACCGCCGTCTCCGGCGTGCGGGAGCACGTCCAGGAGGTCCCCCGCGGCCGGCTTCGTCCGTCCCAGGGACTATCTCAAGCCGGGACGCCCTCGAGCTGACGTCGTCTTCGTCCCCTTCGTCCGGCCGTCACCACTCTCGCCGTCGTTGCGGTGGCTCCGGTCCACCCCGACCCTCCCTGAGCACTCCAAGGATGCACTGTGAGCTCCTCCCCTGTTCCCCCCTGCTTGCCCTATCGGTCCGTTGCCGTAGCTGTCGTCCCTGAGCTCGTCCGGGATCCCGCGTacgcgtacacgtacgtgcgtgcatCCTGCCACTGCTCTCTATCCTTGCTGCTGCCGCCGCTAGTGCTAATGCTTTGCGTTGCCGCTGCTAGATGCCGCTCCTGCTACCTGATGCCACTGCCGCTGCTACTTGCCCTGCCTGTTGCTGTTGCCGATGCCGCAAGCAGCTGCTCTGCTGGTTGCCGGTGTCGCCGGTGCTTCCTGCGCGCGCCCGCCGGAGCACCCGGGACGCGCCCGTCCGCCTCACGCACGGCCTTGGCTCCCTTGCTGCAGCGCCCTTGCCCGCTTGCTCCTGCTCTACTGTACCGCTGCTCGCTACTGTAGATGTTGCTAGCTTTTCTAAATCTACAATGACTAACTCTCAAGGCAGTCCCTAAACAGCGCCTAAACAACTACTAACAGGAGTAAAAATAATATGAGTAGAAAGTATACATGACAAGCTCTattttatcccactggaccaaatcctttTGATGTATAGATTAATTCCTACGAAAATCACAAAGTTCAATGTTCTGTTAATAGAAAACCGAAAACAGCTTTAATTTCATAGCTACTTTAGAGCTGTTGATGATCAAGCAAATGAACTCTAACAGAGATGAAAATGCTACTATCTAGTAGATCACAGAAAAATGCTCAAAATTTATATAAGGCAGAAAATCATAGGATGTACAGAACAATAGTTGTAGCATTTCGAAAACAGCCAAATAATGTTTAAAACCGGCGAATTCTCAGACTTGGCAGAATTTCAGGGATTTTCAGGAAATTgtttaaatctttaaaaaatcatagaaattaatccatAATTCGGATGAAAAAGTTTCATACATGAaaattgcttagaacgacgagaagaatccgaatacgcagtccatTTACCTcgtagatgcctctaactatctgaacatggaacatttcccctccggtcatctgtttgacacaggtccggaactgggaaaacattcccggtgaatccccccttcacctttatcgtgtaaccctgcgttagaacacccctagcgctGCTTATTGcttgtcatgcatctgtttgctctgtatttattgtttcgTCCCCCTCTTCTCCTCAGTAGACCTCGAGACGGACGCTGCCGCCGAGTACGACTATGCCTTGA is drawn from Triticum dicoccoides isolate Atlit2015 ecotype Zavitan chromosome 4A, WEW_v2.0, whole genome shotgun sequence and contains these coding sequences:
- the LOC119289096 gene encoding metal transporter Nramp6-like isoform X1; protein product: MGCALEPGGSASSSSSDEDPEQCAFEPAEKIVVSIAADPDADEEDLFSATGRAPPFSWRKLWLFTGPGFLMSIAFLDPGNLEGDLQAGATAGDTLLWLLLWATAMGLLVQLLAARLGVATGKNLAELCRDEYPDWVRRALWLMAEVSMVSADIQEVIGSAIAIKILSRGFLPIWAGVVITALDCFIFLSIENYGVRKLEALFAVLIAIMAWSFAWMFIETKPSGKDLIVGLLVPKLSSRTLRQAVGIVGCVITPHNVFLHSALVQSRKVDQNKEYQVREALRYYSIESTMALVVPFMINLFVTTVFAKGFYGTKEAPTIGLENAGQYLQEKFGGDYFPILSIWGVGLLAAGTSSTITGTYAGQFIMDGFLNWRLKKWMRAMITRSFAIVPTIVVALYFNASESALDVLNEWLNVLQSVQIPFSLIPLITLVSKEQVMGVFKIGLTTQIVTWTVASLPILINGYLLLDFFSSEIRGAVSGSFLCVAVVAYAAFLLYLILRCTDLPNHVFTPVNNKDASFK
- the LOC119289096 gene encoding metal transporter Nramp6-like isoform X2; the encoded protein is MVTGEGGGGGASSSDEDPEQCAFEPAEKIVVSIAADPDADEEDLFSATGRAPPFSWRKLWLFTGPGFLMSIAFLDPGNLEGDLQAGATAGDTLLWLLLWATAMGLLVQLLAARLGVATGKNLAELCRDEYPDWVRRALWLMAEVSMVSADIQEVIGSAIAIKILSRGFLPIWAGVVITALDCFIFLSIENYGVRKLEALFAVLIAIMAWSFAWMFIETKPSGKDLIVGLLVPKLSSRTLRQAVGIVGCVITPHNVFLHSALVQSRKVDQNKEYQVREALRYYSIESTMALVVPFMINLFVTTVFAKGFYGTKEAPTIGLENAGQYLQEKFGGDYFPILSIWGVGLLAAGTSSTITGTYAGQFIMDGFLNWRLKKWMRAMITRSFAIVPTIVVALYFNASESALDVLNEWLNVLQSVQIPFSLIPLITLVSKEQVMGVFKIGLTTQIVTWTVASLPILINGYLLLDFFSSEIRGAVSGSFLCVAVVAYAAFLLYLILRCTDLPNHVFTPVNNKDASFK